The Micromonospora sp. NBC_00421 genome contains a region encoding:
- a CDS encoding ASPIC/UnbV domain-containing protein: protein MLGQRARSLSPGIVAILLVASLFFIIDSRVSVAGADETATRYRFTEQPIAYPDGYDQLPKKTSRDVNRSYHKIRAWVSSVGASIAVNDLTGHGRANSLCFVDVRTDKVVVTYAPTAPKEDQFAPFILDPAPLPIDDTMAPMGCVPGDYNLDGRMDLMVTFWGRVPILFLHKASATTVSNATYQRQELLPQSSPDGLYHGPKWHTNATLVSDLDGDGRPDVVIGNYFPESDVLNTRGQDNVEMNETLSSATNGGGSHVLRWLSATSGDAPSVTFVPERAAIPFVASTGWTLGLNAADLTGRGLPDVYVANDFGHDHLLHNVSKPGRIEFTVAVGERTPTTPKSFVLGNGSFKGMGIDFGDLDRNGTFDMMVSNITTAWGLEESNFVWINRARDEGDMLAKLDKGVAPFTQEARPLGLAWSGWGWDVKFGDFLNSGDLDVVQTLGFVKGKIDRWPWLQEMAMMNDDLMSNPAMWPNMQPGDDIAGSQPLAFFARTASGEFANITGQVGLDVPIPTRGIATADTRGIGALDLAVARQWGPPAFYVNEAPGKGNYLNLRLYRPAVDAPAGKMLCTPAYGATVTVTTPDGRKQISQLDGGSGHGGKRSFEVHFGLGATSGPVTVDMRWRDLSGQQHSVSEQLTAGTHTLVLTDRVEEVPNR from the coding sequence GTGCTGGGTCAACGCGCACGCTCGCTCAGTCCCGGAATAGTCGCGATTCTACTCGTGGCCTCGCTCTTTTTCATCATCGACAGCCGCGTGTCCGTCGCCGGTGCCGATGAGACCGCCACACGATACCGCTTCACCGAGCAGCCGATCGCCTACCCGGACGGCTACGACCAGCTACCCAAGAAGACAAGTCGCGACGTCAACCGGTCTTACCACAAGATCCGCGCCTGGGTCTCGTCGGTCGGCGCGAGCATCGCCGTCAACGACCTCACCGGTCACGGCCGCGCCAACAGCCTGTGCTTCGTGGACGTGCGCACCGACAAGGTGGTCGTGACCTACGCGCCCACCGCGCCGAAGGAGGACCAGTTCGCGCCGTTCATCCTCGATCCGGCGCCGCTGCCGATCGACGACACGATGGCGCCGATGGGCTGCGTGCCGGGTGACTACAACCTCGACGGCCGGATGGACCTCATGGTCACCTTCTGGGGCCGGGTGCCGATCCTGTTCCTGCACAAGGCCAGCGCCACCACGGTGTCCAACGCGACGTACCAGCGCCAGGAGCTGCTGCCGCAGAGCTCGCCCGACGGCCTCTACCACGGGCCCAAGTGGCACACCAACGCCACGCTGGTCAGCGACCTCGACGGCGACGGCCGGCCGGACGTGGTGATCGGCAACTACTTCCCCGAGTCCGACGTGCTCAACACCAGGGGCCAGGACAACGTCGAGATGAACGAGACGCTGTCCAGCGCCACAAACGGTGGTGGCAGCCACGTCCTGCGCTGGCTGTCGGCGACCTCGGGCGACGCCCCCTCGGTGACCTTCGTGCCGGAGCGCGCAGCGATCCCGTTCGTCGCGTCGACCGGCTGGACGCTGGGCCTCAACGCCGCCGACCTCACCGGCCGGGGCCTGCCCGACGTCTACGTCGCCAACGACTTCGGCCACGACCACCTGCTGCACAACGTCTCCAAGCCCGGCCGCATCGAATTCACGGTCGCCGTCGGCGAGCGCACCCCCACCACGCCCAAGTCGTTCGTGCTCGGCAACGGCTCGTTCAAGGGCATGGGCATCGACTTCGGTGACCTGGACCGCAACGGCACCTTCGACATGATGGTCTCCAACATCACCACGGCCTGGGGCCTGGAGGAGAGCAACTTCGTCTGGATCAACCGGGCCCGCGACGAGGGTGACATGCTCGCCAAGCTGGACAAGGGCGTCGCCCCGTTCACCCAGGAGGCCCGCCCGCTCGGCCTGGCCTGGAGCGGCTGGGGCTGGGACGTGAAGTTCGGCGACTTCCTCAACAGCGGCGACCTGGACGTCGTGCAGACCCTCGGCTTCGTCAAGGGCAAGATCGACCGCTGGCCGTGGCTGCAGGAGATGGCCATGATGAACGACGACCTGATGTCCAACCCGGCGATGTGGCCGAACATGCAGCCCGGCGACGACATCGCCGGCAGCCAGCCGCTGGCGTTCTTCGCCCGCACGGCAAGCGGCGAGTTCGCCAACATCACCGGGCAGGTCGGCCTGGACGTGCCGATCCCCACCCGGGGCATCGCCACGGCCGACACCCGGGGTATCGGCGCGTTGGACCTCGCGGTGGCCCGCCAGTGGGGCCCGCCGGCGTTCTACGTCAACGAGGCGCCGGGCAAGGGCAACTACCTGAACCTGCGGCTGTACCGGCCGGCGGTCGACGCCCCGGCGGGCAAGATGCTCTGCACCCCGGCTTACGGCGCCACCGTCACCGTCACCACGCCCGACGGACGCAAGCAGATCTCCCAGCTCGACGGCGGCAGCGGCCACGGCGGCAAGCGCAGCTTCGAGGTCCACTTCGGACTGGGAGCCACCAGTGGCCCGGTCACCGTCGACATGCGTTGGCGTGACCTGAGCGGCCAGCAGCACAGCGTCAGCGAGCAGCTCACCGCCGGCACGCACACCCTCGTGCTGACCGACCGCGTCGAGGAGGTTCCGAACCGATGA
- a CDS encoding enediyne biosynthesis protein, translating into MTTIASPPSIDTAPAAPVVPAKPAPDRRYLALRNFALSISVFNIFGYTLLGFEQPWLWPIFAVLTGYAAEISFELVRAWAKKDTPRFLGGGARRVYEFLLPSHITALACNMLLYANDMFLPIAFAVIVGVTGKYVFQAPVYGRMRHYMNPSNFGITMALVCFGSWISIAPPYQFTENANTYFRIMIPIIIVTAGTVINALLTRKVPLIVGWLGGFAIQAFIRHWIWDVALFSALGVMTGVAFVLFTNYMITDPGTTPVKPMNQFMFGSGVAMTYGVLMLFNVVYTLFFAVVVVCAIRGVGWWIADLRKKSRTATALTLDTPRSIA; encoded by the coding sequence ATGACCACGATCGCCTCTCCCCCCAGCATCGACACCGCGCCCGCGGCTCCCGTCGTCCCGGCCAAACCCGCGCCCGACCGCCGCTACCTGGCCCTGCGCAACTTCGCCCTGTCCATCAGCGTGTTCAACATCTTCGGCTACACGCTGCTCGGCTTCGAGCAGCCGTGGCTGTGGCCCATCTTCGCCGTGCTCACCGGCTACGCCGCCGAGATCAGCTTCGAGCTGGTCCGGGCCTGGGCGAAGAAGGACACCCCCCGGTTCCTCGGCGGCGGCGCCCGCCGGGTGTACGAGTTCCTGCTGCCTTCGCACATCACCGCGCTGGCCTGCAACATGCTCCTGTACGCCAACGACATGTTCCTGCCGATCGCGTTCGCCGTGATCGTCGGCGTGACCGGCAAGTACGTCTTCCAGGCGCCGGTCTACGGCCGGATGCGGCACTACATGAACCCGTCGAACTTCGGCATCACGATGGCGCTGGTCTGCTTCGGCTCCTGGATCTCCATCGCCCCGCCGTACCAGTTCACGGAGAACGCCAACACGTACTTCCGGATCATGATCCCGATCATCATCGTGACCGCCGGCACCGTGATCAACGCGCTGCTGACCCGCAAGGTCCCGCTGATCGTCGGCTGGCTCGGCGGCTTCGCCATCCAGGCGTTCATCCGGCACTGGATCTGGGACGTGGCGCTGTTCTCCGCGCTGGGCGTGATGACCGGGGTGGCGTTCGTGCTGTTCACCAACTACATGATCACCGACCCGGGCACCACCCCGGTCAAGCCGATGAACCAGTTCATGTTCGGCTCCGGCGTGGCCATGACCTACGGCGTGCTGATGCTGTTCAACGTCGTCTACACGCTCTTCTTCGCGGTGGTCGTCGTCTGCGCCATCCGCGGCGTGGGCTGGTGGATCGCCGACCTCCGCAAGAAGTCCCGCACCGCCACCGCGCTGACCCTCGACACCCCCAGGAGCATCGCGTGA
- a CDS encoding NAD(P)-binding domain-containing protein — protein MTDLPAGTEHHRYLIIGGGPAGLQLSYYLQQAGSDYLTLERAAEPGEFFRRFPRHRKLISLNKVHTTSTDPEIRLRWDWNSLLHTPADLPFADYSREYFPSADDMVRYLGDFARHHGLAVRYDTTVERVSRTEDGFLVRAGGRLLHADCVVVAAGWGRPHIPDVRGIEHAIGYEDMSTDPADYADQRVLILGKGNSAFETASAILGHAAMIHLASPRPLRLAWNTKHPGDVRGHHGAVLDSYQFKTLHSVLDCVVDEIRPVGDRYEVRLTYTHADGETAVMEYESVLRCTGFAMDTSIFADDCRPGMVPSGRLPATRPDWQSVDVDGLYFAGTLAQDRDFKKASSAFIDGFRYNLRTLAALLRERYDGAPLAYEKVAADAEALTEVVLDRVNWSSALWTQFEFLCDALVVDAGAGVVRHYHDLPEDHAVARFGGESHYYTFSLRWGRDSYSDVFAIERHPQPDRAAESAFIHPVVRRYRGGELVEELHLLEDLLAEWRRQDRHVQPLRDFFTADLGR, from the coding sequence ATGACCGACTTGCCAGCGGGCACCGAGCACCATCGTTATCTGATCATCGGCGGTGGTCCGGCCGGCCTCCAGCTGAGCTACTACCTCCAGCAGGCCGGCAGCGACTACCTGACGCTGGAGCGCGCGGCCGAGCCCGGCGAGTTCTTCCGCCGGTTCCCCCGCCACCGCAAGCTGATCTCCCTGAACAAGGTGCACACCACGAGCACCGATCCGGAGATCCGGCTGCGCTGGGACTGGAACTCGCTGCTGCACACCCCGGCCGACCTGCCGTTCGCCGACTACAGCCGGGAATACTTCCCCTCCGCCGACGACATGGTCCGCTACCTCGGCGACTTCGCCCGCCACCACGGGCTCGCCGTCCGCTACGACACGACGGTCGAGCGGGTGTCCAGGACCGAGGACGGCTTCCTCGTCCGCGCCGGCGGGCGGCTGCTGCACGCCGACTGCGTGGTGGTGGCGGCCGGCTGGGGCAGGCCCCACATCCCCGACGTACGCGGCATCGAGCACGCGATCGGCTACGAGGACATGAGCACCGACCCGGCCGACTACGCCGACCAGCGGGTCCTCATCCTCGGTAAGGGCAACTCCGCGTTCGAGACCGCCTCGGCGATCCTCGGGCACGCCGCCATGATCCACCTGGCCAGCCCGCGCCCCCTGCGGCTGGCCTGGAACACCAAGCACCCCGGCGACGTACGCGGCCACCACGGCGCGGTCCTGGACAGCTACCAGTTCAAGACCCTGCACTCCGTGCTCGACTGCGTCGTCGACGAGATCCGCCCGGTGGGGGACAGGTACGAGGTGCGCCTGACCTACACCCACGCCGACGGCGAGACGGCCGTGATGGAGTACGAGTCGGTGCTGCGCTGCACCGGCTTCGCCATGGACACCTCGATCTTCGCCGACGACTGCCGCCCCGGCATGGTGCCCAGCGGGCGGCTGCCCGCCACCCGCCCCGACTGGCAGTCGGTCGACGTCGACGGGCTCTACTTCGCCGGCACGCTGGCCCAGGACCGGGACTTCAAGAAGGCCTCGTCGGCCTTCATCGACGGGTTTCGCTACAACCTGCGTACCCTCGCCGCCCTGCTGCGCGAGCGGTACGACGGCGCGCCGCTGGCGTACGAGAAGGTCGCGGCGGACGCCGAGGCGCTCACCGAGGTGGTGCTGGACCGGGTCAACTGGAGCTCGGCGCTGTGGACCCAGTTCGAGTTCCTCTGCGACGCCCTCGTCGTCGACGCCGGCGCCGGGGTGGTGCGCCACTACCACGACCTGCCCGAGGACCACGCGGTCGCCCGGTTCGGCGGCGAGAGCCACTACTACACGTTCTCGCTGCGCTGGGGCCGTGACAGCTACTCCGACGTGTTCGCCATCGAGCGGCATCCGCAGCCCGACCGGGCTGCCGAGAGCGCCTTCATCCACCCCGTGGTGCGCCGCTACCGGGGCGGGGAACTGGTCGAGGAGCTGCACCTGCTGGAGGACCTGCTGGCCGAGTGGCGTCGGCAGGACCGGCACGTGCAGCCCCTGCGTGACTTCTTCACCGCGGACCTGGGGCGGTGA
- a CDS encoding nitroreductase family protein, giving the protein MSRTARDFADRMAARRSVRHFSAEPVPLEVVEEAVRAAATAPSGANLQPWRFVVVTDADRKRRLREAAEAEEVEFYTRRASQEWLEAVAPMGTDWQKPFLETAPVVIVVFEVHQGPHTPKPYYVKESVGIAVGVLITALHLSGLATLTHTPSPMRFLNDICERPGEERACLVIPVGYPAEGVTVPQLTRKKLSEVMVLR; this is encoded by the coding sequence ATGAGCCGCACCGCCCGGGACTTCGCCGACCGGATGGCGGCCCGCCGGTCGGTGCGGCACTTCTCGGCCGAGCCGGTGCCGCTGGAGGTCGTCGAGGAGGCCGTCCGGGCCGCCGCGACGGCCCCCAGCGGCGCCAACCTGCAACCCTGGCGCTTCGTGGTGGTGACCGACGCCGACCGCAAGCGGCGGCTGCGCGAGGCCGCCGAGGCCGAGGAGGTCGAGTTCTACACGCGCCGTGCCTCGCAGGAGTGGCTGGAGGCGGTGGCCCCGATGGGCACCGACTGGCAGAAGCCGTTCCTGGAGACCGCCCCCGTGGTCATCGTGGTGTTCGAGGTGCACCAGGGGCCGCACACCCCGAAGCCCTACTACGTCAAGGAGTCGGTGGGTATCGCCGTCGGGGTGCTGATAACCGCCCTGCACCTGTCCGGGCTCGCCACCCTCACCCACACGCCCAGCCCGATGCGGTTCCTCAACGACATCTGCGAGCGTCCGGGCGAGGAGCGCGCCTGCCTGGTGATACCGGTCGGCTACCCGGCCGAGGGGGTCACCGTCCCGCAGCTGACCCGCAAGAAGTTGTCGGAGGTCATGGTCCTCCGGTAG
- a CDS encoding type I polyketide synthase produces MSERIAVVGIACRYPDAEDPNQLWENVLTGRRAFRRLPDERMNSEDYYSPDPAAPDRFYSAKAAVIEGFEFDRVKYKIAGSTFRSTDMTHWLALDTVSRALADAGFADGEGLPLTTTGVIIGNTLTGEFSRANLLRLRWPYVRRTVGAALREQGWDDAAVGAFLDGLEPRYKAPFPPIDEDTLAGGLANTIAGRVCNHFDFKGGGFTVDGACSSSLLSVATACNALARGDLDAAVAGGVDLSIDPFEVIGFAKTGALATGEMRVYDRNSNGFWPGEGCGMLVLMRDSDAVARGLRRHAVIAGWGYSSDGKGGITRPEASGHRLAIRRAYERAGFGIDSVSYLEGHGTGTAVGDATELRAFTEARQEADPVGAPAAISTVKGNFGHTKAAAGVAGLLKAILAVRQQVIPPATGHVDPHPVLDVEQPALRVPATAELWPADKPVRAAVSSMGFGGINAHLVVESAESGRRTRIGASTTALVRSRQDAELLMFDARTPQELGSRLSDLAPWVGRLSYAELGDLAAALAGKLTGRPVRAAVVVASPEQARQRLERLVELLDAGEQRVIDAAGGVFLGTAGPAPRIGFLFPGQGAGRRADGGALRRRFEEIDALYRAHQPPPGADLVATAVAQPRIVTASVAGLRALSMLGIRATGAAGHSLGELTALHWAGAMDEQTLIATAGARGRIMADASAGDGTMASISAAPEVVEPLLAGTPVVIAGYNSPQQTVVSGLVEDVQQVGARAERAGLFWTRIAVSHAFHSEAVAPAAVAFAEHLRGETFAPLSQTMVSTVTGTVLPADTDVPDLLRRQVLDPVRFTQAVRRLADDADLLLEVGPGRVLRGLAADIAPQVPTISLETDSLSLAGLLNAVGAAYAAGAPVNHGALFQDRFTRPLEPGRPLRFFASPAESAPAGDFAVARTAEEPAAVAVAPGGASVAVSGPGATVDSLGLLRRLAAERAELPLEAVRPDSRPLDELHLSSITVGQIVNQAARELNVAAPTLTSSYATATVAEIAQILDDAGATADTDESDTSIAGVAPWVRAFAVDLVPTEVGPRVDAPVDGGWQAFTAGHSALAEPLRTALQQARVGGGVLLCLPRDCQPEHIPVMLRAARAALAQGTAVRFVTVGDRRNAAGLAKTLHQEHPEIATTVVTLPLADAPSEEAVTATVTRVVADVAATAGFSEVHYDADGNRYVPVLRPATLAPNGGPGLGVEDVLLVTGGGKGITAECALALGRDTLAAVGLIGRSDPATDAELAANLDRLTAAGVRFHYARADITALDEVKAAVNDIERVLGPVTGVLHGAGRNEPTAVANLDEATFRRTLAPKIDGLEAVLAATDPHTLRLLVTFGSIIGRAGLRGEGHYATANDWMTDLTRKVGEDYPHIRCLALEWSVWSGAGMGERLGVLEALTRDGIAPIPVEAGIATLKEVLASPAAPQTLVVMGRADGLPTVTLERCDVPLLRFVDRLQVHYPGVELVVDADLTAEDDLYLPDHLLDGDLLFPAVLGMEAMAQAASALTGRTTAPVLEDVELLRPIVVPPAGGTTIRIAVLAAADGTVQAVVRSSDTNFAADHFRARLRWDRTLRVEPRPGSAAAELLPIDPARDLYGPVLFQGRRFQRLLGYTDLAATSCTARVSNRPVDGWFARYRPGDLVLADPGTRDTVMHALQCCVPDATLLPGAVERLHLADPKVAATLDTVTIHAVERLRQGDTYHYDVDVCDADGNVVERWEGLRLHAVRKQDGTGPWLPALVGPYLERRVGAFLPDELRVVVRPDDADATGTAARRRQTARAVSWALGTETTVRYRPDGKPEVDADVRISASHGGGVTVAVAGASAAVGCDVELASARSGDEWAGLIGPDGLALATLLAREQGEDLSVAATRVWGAVECLRKNGHARVDLVAEPNGPAGWVALRSGAARIATFVTALDDVEEPVVFTMMAQGSR; encoded by the coding sequence GTGAGCGAACGCATAGCCGTCGTCGGGATCGCCTGCCGGTATCCCGACGCGGAGGACCCCAACCAGCTGTGGGAGAACGTCCTCACCGGCCGTCGGGCCTTCCGCCGGTTGCCCGACGAGCGGATGAACTCCGAGGACTACTACTCCCCCGACCCCGCCGCGCCCGACCGGTTCTACTCGGCCAAGGCCGCCGTGATCGAGGGCTTCGAGTTCGACCGGGTCAAGTACAAGATCGCCGGAAGCACCTTCCGGTCCACCGACATGACGCACTGGCTGGCCCTGGACACCGTCTCCCGGGCCCTGGCCGACGCCGGCTTCGCCGACGGCGAGGGGCTGCCGCTGACCACCACCGGCGTGATCATCGGCAACACCCTCACCGGCGAGTTCAGCCGGGCCAACCTGCTGCGGCTGCGCTGGCCGTACGTGCGGCGCACGGTCGGGGCGGCGCTGCGCGAGCAGGGCTGGGACGACGCCGCCGTCGGCGCGTTCCTCGACGGGCTGGAGCCGCGCTACAAGGCACCGTTCCCGCCGATCGACGAGGACACCCTGGCCGGCGGCCTGGCCAACACCATCGCCGGCCGGGTCTGCAACCACTTCGACTTCAAGGGTGGCGGCTTCACCGTCGACGGTGCCTGCTCGTCGTCGCTGCTGTCGGTCGCCACCGCCTGCAACGCCCTGGCCCGGGGCGACCTCGACGCGGCCGTGGCCGGCGGGGTGGACCTGAGCATCGACCCGTTCGAGGTGATCGGCTTCGCCAAGACCGGCGCGTTGGCCACCGGCGAGATGCGGGTCTACGACCGCAACTCCAACGGGTTCTGGCCCGGCGAGGGCTGCGGGATGCTGGTGCTGATGCGCGACTCCGACGCGGTGGCGCGAGGCCTGCGCCGGCACGCCGTCATCGCCGGCTGGGGTTACTCCTCCGACGGCAAGGGCGGCATCACCCGGCCGGAGGCCAGCGGCCACCGGCTGGCCATCCGGCGGGCGTACGAGCGGGCCGGCTTCGGCATCGACTCGGTGTCCTACCTGGAGGGCCACGGCACCGGCACCGCCGTCGGTGACGCCACGGAGCTGCGCGCGTTCACCGAGGCCCGGCAGGAGGCCGACCCGGTGGGCGCACCCGCCGCGATCAGCACCGTGAAGGGCAACTTCGGGCACACCAAGGCCGCCGCCGGGGTCGCCGGACTGCTCAAGGCGATCCTCGCGGTACGCCAGCAGGTCATCCCCCCGGCCACCGGGCACGTGGATCCGCACCCGGTGCTCGACGTGGAGCAGCCCGCCCTGCGGGTGCCCGCCACGGCGGAGCTGTGGCCGGCCGACAAGCCGGTCCGGGCGGCCGTGTCGTCGATGGGCTTCGGCGGCATCAACGCCCACCTGGTGGTCGAGAGCGCGGAGAGCGGCCGACGGACCCGCATCGGGGCGTCGACGACCGCGCTGGTGCGCTCCCGGCAGGACGCCGAGCTGCTGATGTTCGACGCGCGTACCCCGCAGGAGCTGGGCTCGCGGCTGTCGGACCTGGCGCCGTGGGTGGGCCGGCTCTCGTACGCCGAACTGGGCGACCTGGCCGCGGCCCTGGCGGGAAAGCTCACCGGCCGACCGGTGCGGGCGGCGGTGGTCGTCGCCTCGCCCGAACAGGCGCGGCAGCGGCTGGAGCGGTTGGTCGAGCTGCTCGACGCGGGCGAGCAGCGGGTGATCGACGCGGCCGGCGGCGTCTTCCTCGGCACGGCGGGGCCCGCTCCGAGGATCGGGTTCCTCTTCCCCGGCCAGGGTGCGGGCCGACGGGCCGACGGCGGCGCGCTGCGCCGACGGTTCGAGGAGATCGACGCCCTGTACCGGGCCCACCAGCCGCCGCCCGGTGCGGACCTGGTGGCCACGGCGGTGGCCCAGCCGCGGATCGTGACGGCGTCGGTCGCCGGCCTGCGGGCGCTGTCGATGCTCGGTATCCGGGCCACCGGCGCGGCCGGACACAGCCTCGGCGAGCTGACCGCCCTGCACTGGGCCGGCGCCATGGACGAGCAGACGCTCATCGCGACCGCCGGCGCACGTGGGCGGATCATGGCCGACGCCAGCGCCGGGGACGGCACGATGGCCAGCATCTCCGCCGCCCCCGAGGTGGTGGAGCCGCTGCTGGCCGGCACGCCTGTGGTCATCGCCGGCTACAACAGCCCGCAGCAGACCGTGGTCTCCGGCCTGGTCGAGGACGTGCAGCAGGTCGGTGCGCGCGCCGAGCGGGCCGGGTTGTTCTGGACCCGTATCGCGGTGTCGCACGCCTTCCACTCCGAGGCCGTCGCCCCGGCGGCCGTCGCGTTCGCCGAGCACCTGCGCGGCGAGACCTTCGCGCCGCTGTCGCAGACCATGGTCTCCACGGTCACCGGCACCGTGCTGCCGGCCGACACCGACGTGCCGGACCTGCTGCGCCGGCAGGTACTGGACCCGGTGCGGTTCACCCAGGCGGTACGCCGCCTGGCCGACGACGCCGACCTGCTGCTGGAGGTCGGCCCCGGCCGGGTGCTGCGCGGGCTGGCCGCCGACATCGCCCCGCAGGTGCCGACGATCTCGCTGGAGACCGACAGCCTCTCCCTCGCGGGCCTGCTCAACGCGGTCGGCGCGGCGTACGCGGCGGGGGCGCCGGTCAACCACGGGGCGTTGTTCCAGGACCGGTTCACCCGGCCACTGGAGCCGGGCCGGCCGCTGCGCTTCTTCGCCAGCCCCGCCGAGTCGGCGCCGGCCGGGGACTTCGCGGTGGCCCGTACCGCCGAGGAGCCGGCCGCCGTCGCGGTGGCGCCGGGCGGCGCGTCGGTGGCGGTCTCCGGGCCCGGCGCCACGGTCGACAGCCTGGGGTTGCTGCGCCGGCTCGCCGCCGAGCGGGCGGAGCTTCCCCTGGAGGCGGTGCGGCCGGACAGCCGGCCGCTCGACGAGCTGCACCTCAGCTCGATCACCGTCGGCCAGATCGTCAACCAGGCCGCCCGGGAGCTCAACGTGGCGGCGCCGACGCTGACCTCCAGCTACGCCACCGCCACTGTGGCGGAGATCGCGCAGATCCTCGACGACGCCGGCGCCACGGCCGACACCGACGAGTCGGACACGTCGATCGCCGGGGTGGCGCCGTGGGTGCGGGCGTTCGCCGTCGACCTGGTGCCCACCGAGGTCGGGCCCCGGGTCGACGCCCCGGTCGACGGCGGATGGCAGGCGTTCACCGCCGGGCACAGCGCACTCGCCGAGCCACTGCGCACGGCGCTGCAACAGGCCCGGGTCGGCGGCGGGGTGCTGCTGTGCCTGCCCCGCGACTGCCAGCCCGAGCACATCCCGGTGATGCTGCGGGCGGCGCGGGCCGCGCTGGCACAGGGCACCGCCGTCCGGTTCGTGACGGTCGGCGACCGGCGCAACGCCGCCGGCCTGGCCAAGACGCTGCACCAGGAACACCCGGAGATCGCCACCACTGTGGTCACCCTGCCGCTCGCCGACGCACCGTCCGAGGAGGCGGTGACGGCCACGGTGACCCGGGTGGTCGCCGACGTGGCGGCCACCGCCGGGTTCAGCGAGGTGCACTACGACGCCGACGGCAACCGGTACGTGCCGGTGCTGCGGCCGGCGACCCTGGCGCCCAACGGCGGGCCGGGGCTCGGCGTGGAGGACGTGCTGCTGGTCACCGGCGGCGGCAAGGGCATCACCGCGGAGTGCGCCCTGGCCCTGGGCCGGGACACCCTCGCGGCGGTGGGCCTGATCGGCCGCTCCGATCCGGCGACCGACGCGGAGCTGGCGGCCAACCTCGACCGGCTCACCGCCGCCGGGGTGCGCTTCCACTACGCCCGCGCGGACATCACCGCGCTGGACGAGGTGAAGGCGGCCGTCAACGACATCGAGCGGGTCCTCGGCCCGGTCACCGGCGTGCTGCACGGCGCCGGCCGCAACGAGCCGACGGCGGTGGCCAACCTCGACGAGGCCACGTTCCGGCGGACCCTCGCCCCGAAGATCGACGGGCTGGAGGCCGTGCTCGCCGCGACCGACCCGCACACGTTGCGGCTGCTTGTCACCTTCGGCAGCATCATCGGCCGGGCCGGGCTGCGCGGCGAGGGGCACTACGCCACGGCCAACGACTGGATGACCGACCTGACCCGCAAGGTCGGCGAGGACTACCCGCACATCCGGTGCCTGGCGCTGGAGTGGTCGGTGTGGTCCGGCGCCGGCATGGGCGAGCGGCTCGGGGTGCTGGAGGCCCTCACCCGCGACGGCATCGCGCCGATCCCGGTGGAGGCCGGCATCGCGACGCTGAAGGAGGTGCTGGCCAGCCCGGCCGCACCGCAGACGCTTGTGGTGATGGGTCGCGCCGACGGCCTGCCGACGGTCACGCTGGAGCGGTGCGACGTGCCGCTGCTGCGCTTCGTCGACCGGCTGCAGGTGCACTACCCGGGCGTGGAGCTGGTCGTGGACGCCGACCTGACCGCCGAGGACGACCTCTACCTGCCCGACCACCTGCTCGACGGGGACCTGCTCTTCCCCGCCGTGCTGGGCATGGAGGCGATGGCGCAGGCGGCCTCGGCGCTCACCGGGCGCACGACGGCCCCGGTGCTGGAGGACGTCGAGCTGCTGCGGCCGATCGTGGTGCCACCCGCGGGCGGCACCACGATCCGGATCGCGGTGCTCGCCGCCGCCGACGGTACGGTCCAGGCGGTGGTACGCAGCAGCGACACCAACTTCGCCGCCGACCACTTCCGGGCCCGGCTGCGGTGGGACCGGACGCTGCGGGTCGAGCCCCGGCCGGGCTCCGCCGCGGCGGAGTTGCTGCCGATCGACCCGGCCCGCGACCTGTACGGACCGGTGCTGTTCCAGGGACGGCGGTTCCAGCGCCTGCTGGGCTATACGGACCTGGCGGCGACGAGCTGCACGGCGCGGGTGTCCAACCGGCCGGTCGACGGGTGGTTCGCCCGGTACCGCCCCGGTGACCTGGTCCTGGCCGACCCGGGCACCCGGGACACGGTGATGCACGCGTTGCAGTGCTGCGTGCCGGACGCGACCCTGCTGCCGGGCGCCGTCGAGCGGCTGCACCTGGCCGATCCGAAGGTCGCCGCCACCCTGGACACCGTCACCATCCACGCGGTGGAACGGCTGCGCCAGGGCGACACGTACCACTACGACGTGGACGTCTGCGACGCCGACGGCAACGTCGTCGAGCGGTGGGAAGGGCTACGCCTGCACGCCGTACGCAAGCAGGACGGCACGGGGCCGTGGCTGCCGGCGCTGGTCGGCCCGTACCTGGAGCGGCGGGTCGGCGCGTTCCTCCCCGACGAGCTGCGCGTCGTGGTGCGACCCGACGACGCGGACGCCACCGGTACGGCTGCCCGCCGCCGGCAGACCGCCCGCGCGGTGAGCTGGGCGCTGGGCACGGAGACGACGGTGCGCTACCGGCCGGACGGCAAGCCGGAGGTCGACGCCGACGTGCGGATCTCCGCCTCGCACGGGGGCGGGGTCACCGTCGCCGTCGCCGGCGCCTCGGCGGCGGTGGGGTGCGACGTGGAGCTGGCCTCGGCCCGCTCCGGTGACGAGTGGGCCGGCCTGATCGGCCCCGACGGGCTCGCCCTGGCCACGCTGCTGGCCCGGGAGCAGGGCGAGGACCTGTCCGTCGCGGCCACCCGGGTCTGGGGCGCGGTCGAGTGCCTACGCAAGAACGGCCATGCCCGGGTCGACCTGGTGGCCGAGCCGAACGGCCCGGCCGGCTGGGTGGCCCTGCGGTCGGGGGCGGCGCGGATCGCCACCTTCGTGACCGCGCTCGACGACGTCGAGGAGCCGGTGGTGTTCACGATGATGGCGCAAGGAAGCAGGTGA